The following are encoded together in the Rana temporaria chromosome 12, aRanTem1.1, whole genome shotgun sequence genome:
- the TMEM100 gene encoding transmembrane protein 100: MVEQPIKDILGPPKASDPMMMEKRNDCVIITVPRVNENQLTAATGGAELSCYRCTIPFGVVILIVGVVVTAVAYSFNSHGSIISVFGLVLLSFGFLLVCSSALCWKIRQRNKRAKRRESQTALVANQRSLFA, translated from the coding sequence atggtggaacagCCAATTAAAGACATCTTGGGCCCTCCGAAGGCTTCAGATCCCATGATGATGGAGAAACGCAATGACTGTGTAATTATAACGGTTCCGAGAGTCAATGAAAACCAGCTAACTGCAGCGACGGGTGGAGCTGAACTCTCTTGCTATCGCTGCACAATACCCTTTGGAGTGGTTATTCTTATAGTGGGCGTTGTTGTCACAGCAGTGGCTTATAGCTTCAACTCTCACGGATCAATAATCTCTGTTTTTGGGCTGGTCTTACTATCTTTTGGATTTCTGCTGGTCTGCTCGAGCGCTCTATGCTGGAAAATTCGACAACGGAATAAAAGGGCAAAAAGGAGAGAGAGCCAGACAGCGCTGGTGGCAAATCAAAGGAGTTTATTTGCTTGA